The sequence CAACCGCATGTGATCCGGTTGTAGGAGGCGCCAGCGTGCGCCTGGCCTCGGCCCTCCTCGCTTCGCTCCGCCCGCGCCAGTGGGTCAAGAACCTCTTCGTCTTCGCCGGCGTCATCTTTTCCCAGCAGCTCCTGACCCCGCGGGTCTGGCCCGCGCTCGCCGCCTTCGCCATCTTCTGCGGCCTCAGCGGGGCCATCTACCTCTTCAACGACGTCGCGGACGTGGACAAGGACCGCCTGCACCCGTCCAAGCGCCTGCGCCCCGTCGCGTCCGGCGCGCTGCCGATCGGCGCGGCGATCGGTTTCGGCGTCCTGCTGCTTGCCGGGTGTCTGGCCGCCGCATTCAGGCTGTCGCCGGCCTTCGGGCTCGTGGCGCTCGCCTACGGCACGCTCCTCACGGCCTATTCCTTGTGGCTCAAGCACCTCGTCATCCTCGACGTGCTGACGGTGGCCACGGGCTTCGTGCTGCGCGCCGTGGCGGGCGCCGTGGCCGTGGATGTCGAAATCTCGGGATGGCTGCTCATCTGCACCATCCTGATCGCGCTCTTCCTGGCCTTAGGAAAACGCCGGCACGAGTACCGTTCGCTGCAGGGCGATGCCGCCGCCCACCGGCCCATCCTGGCTGAGTACAGCGAGGGCTTTCTCGACCAGATGATCTCGGTCGTCACGGCCTCGACGGTGACCACCTACGCGCTCTACACCATGTCGCCCGAGACCGTCGCCAAGTTCCATACCCGCCTCTTGCCGCTGACCCTGCCCTTCGTGCTCTACGGCATCTTCCGCTACCTCTACCTCCTGTACCGGCGCGACCTGGGGGGCAACCCGTCGGACCTCCTGGTCACCGACCGGGGGCTCTTGCTGGACGCCCTCCTGTGGATGGTCACGACGCTCGCCATCATCTACGGCCCCCGATGGCCGAGTTAAAGTCGGCCGAGTTAAAGTCGGCCGGGCTGAGCCTCGAGCCGGTCGCGGGCTGGGGACGCCACCCCGTCGAGCGGGGAGCCGTCGCGCGGCCTGAACGGCTCCAGCTGCCGCCGGACGGCCGCCCCGTCCTGCCGCGCGGGCTCGGCCGATCCTACGGCGACGCGGCCGTGCCGGCCGCGCCGGGCGCGCTCGTCCTCGAGACGGCGCGGGCCGACCGCGTGGTGGCCTTCGACCGCGAGCGGGGCACGCTCACCTGCGAGGCGGGGCTCTCGCTTGCCGAGATCCTGCGCGTCTTCCTGCCGCGCGGCTGGTTTCCGCCGGTGACGCCGGG is a genomic window of Candidatus Rokuibacteriota bacterium containing:
- a CDS encoding decaprenyl-phosphate phosphoribosyltransferase produces the protein MRLASALLASLRPRQWVKNLFVFAGVIFSQQLLTPRVWPALAAFAIFCGLSGAIYLFNDVADVDKDRLHPSKRLRPVASGALPIGAAIGFGVLLLAGCLAAAFRLSPAFGLVALAYGTLLTAYSLWLKHLVILDVLTVATGFVLRAVAGAVAVDVEISGWLLICTILIALFLALGKRRHEYRSLQGDAAAHRPILAEYSEGFLDQMISVVTASTVTTYALYTMSPETVAKFHTRLLPLTLPFVLYGIFRYLYLLYRRDLGGNPSDLLVTDRGLLLDALLWMVTTLAIIYGPRWPS